The DNA sequence TATTTATAACCGCGGTGGAGGAACGACAAAAGAAACAAACAAACATTTTTTCGAACAATTAAAACAAAAAAAATGTCTGTATTTAAATTACCCTAATGGTTTTGATAAATGGGAAAATCATAAGCATTTGCAAAAGTGTGAGAAAGTAAAAAAGCATTTACCAGCTACAAGGTTATTACGATCGGAAAAAACATTAAAAAGAATGTTTAAGAAAACAAAAACAGTATATGTAAAAGCGACTAGAAGTGGTCAAGGTAAGCACGTTATTCGAGTAACTAAACTAAGAAATGGCTTATTTGAATACAGTTACTTTTATCGTCAAATGTATACAAATAAAGTGAGGGGACTCACTCATTTATATAAAGTATTAAAGGAATTTTTTGCAAAAAAGATCGTTATTGTACAAGAGGCAATCCCTTTATATAAAATCGGTCAATCAATCATTGATTTGAGGGTAGAGGTTCAACGAAGCTACACAGGGAAGATAGAGTTAATTGCCATTCCTGTACGGAAATCACTCATTCACTCTCCCATCACAACACATGCTGAAAGTTATCCTTTCGAGCAATTTATGACAGATTTTCTTCATTACTCTGATAAACAAATTGTTCAACTTAAATATAGAATAGAGCAGCTCGTGAAAAATATATATGTATGTCTAGAAGATAAGTATGGCCCCATTGGTGAGTTGGGGATTGATTTGGCATTAGATAAAACGGGAAAACTTTGGTATATCGAGTCAAATTCTCAGTCTGCGAAAGTTTCATTTATGAATGCGTATGACAAGCATACGATTGATCAATCATATTCAAATCTTCTAGGCTATGCTAAATATTTATACCATCACCAAAACGTTGCTCATAAATAGATTTGAGAGGATTCCCTTTATATTGCATATATACTACTTTTTAGTAAAAAATATATGCAAATATAGTAAAGGTAGGTACGGTACATTCATGGCGATGACGAAAAACTATACTACTCGTAATATTTGGTCAGGCGTTCTGTTTGGACTAGGATTAATCGCTTTCTTTGATGAAGTCGTCTTTCACCAGTTATTACGTTGGCATCATTTCTATGATCAAAGCACAACTGACTTAGGCTTAATTTCAGATGGTCTTTTTCATGCATTTAGTTGGTTTGCTACTATTGGCGGTTTATTTCTATTTGCTGACTTGCGGAGAAGAAATGCATTTCAAATGTTGAAATGGTGGAGCGGCGTTTTTATAGGAGCAGGTTTTTTTCAATTATACGATGGTATAATCCAACATAAGCTTATGCGTATTCACCAAATCCGCTACGTTGAAAATGTCATTGTATATGACCTCACCTGGAACATTGTAGCTGTTGCAATGATCATAATTGGATTGATACTTTATACCAAATCTAGAAGAAAAGATAATCTATCAAAGGGTGCTACAAGTGGACATTAGTCAACATACTATTCATCACCATCATATAGTTGGGGTAATGTCACAGTTCCTACTTGCTTCTCCCTTTATCGTTTCACTCGTTATTTACGTAATGTGTGTTCTTTCATCAAATCGTCATTACAGCAAGTGGCCTATAAAGCGTACGTTATTCTTTTTTCTAGGGGTCACCTTTGCTGTAATATCTCTGTGGGGGCCATTAGCAGAAAAAGCGCATCATGATTTTAAGTATCATATGATTGGGCACTTATTTTTAGGGATGCTATCTCCATTACTCATTGTACTTAGTTCACCGATGGTACTCTTTCTACGTTCAATAAATAGGTCAATTTCACTATCTCTAATAAAGGTCATTCATGGTAATGTAGTGAGAGTTTATTTTGATCCGACAGTCGCAACTATTTTAAACTTAGGTGGGTTATGGATATTGTATAAGACTAATCTCTATGTAGCGATGCATCAAAACACCCTTATATATATGCTCGTTCATTTACACGTTTTTATAGCCGGCTATTTATTTACTGCTGCAATGATTGATAAAAGCGTAATGATTAGCAAAGTAAGCTTTTTATATCGTTCGGTCGTGTTAGTCATTGCTTTAGCTGCTCACGGCATCTTATCTAAAGTGATATACTCTTCACCACCACATGGTGTATTACAAGCACAAGCAGAAGCTGGTGCTCAAATCATGTATTACGGTGGAGATATAATAGATGCTACTATTATATTCATCCTTTTTTTACAATGGTTCAAATGGTCAAAGCCTCGAATAAAGCACATATGATATCAATAATATTTTTGTAATTGGTGGCGGTTATGATGGATTTTGTAGGAGTCGAGTGGATTTGGAAGTCTGCACTCATTGTGATTGGCGGTATTATTTTACTAAGACTAGCTGGAAGAAAGTCTATTTCACAAATGACATTGGCTCAAACCGTAATTATGATTGGAATTGGTTCCCTTCTTATACAACCATTAGCAGGGGAAAACATTTGGTCGACACTATATGTTGGTTTCTTACTAGTGCTCACATTAATCATCGTCGAATATGGACAATTGAAGTTTGATTTCATAGAGCAGCTCGTTACTGGAAATTCAAAAGTGTTAATAAAGGATGGGCATTTAAAGCTTCACAATTTAAGAAGTGTCCGACTTACGGTTGATCAGCTTGAAACACAATTGAGACTTAATAATATAATGAAAATTAAAGATGTAAAATGGGCAACAATTGAACCAAATGGACAAATCGCATATGTTCTAAAAGATGACATTAGCCCTGCAACAAAACAGGATGTGAATAAGATTGCAAAGGAACTTACTCAGCTAAAAGAACTATTAAAACAGCCTTCTCCTTCCGATGCTGAGCAACTAAAGGGATATAATGAATCACAAGAGAATTTAACACTTGAAAAATTATCAAAGGAGATCACCGATTTAAAAGCTCAATTAGGGAAAAGTGCAAACGTTGAAGATCAAAATATATTCGAAGAGGTTGATTCAGAGTCTCATAATGTGACGCCGCCTAAACATTTACAGTAAGCATATAATGTCTGTTTCTTACTTACGAGTGAGAAAAAGAAAACACTTAAAGCAATGCTATTGGGTGTTTCATCGGACTTCCTATTCTAGTATAAGTGGTTGACTCAATCGGTAAATTTTAACCTTTTGAGTCAACCATTTTTACTTATCATTTAATATTTTTTCAATTACTATTAATGATGCTAACGCATCTTCTCCAGTAATTAACGGTACTTTATCATTTATTATACAATCAACAAACGCATCGATAACACCTGAATTTGTTTGATTATCATTCGTTTGCATCGGCTCAAGCTCATGTTTAACTACTGATCCATCCTTCATTTCAATTATTAAAGGGTATTGATCATGATGATATATTTTCATCATTCCTTTTTCAAAATAAATCGTTGTCGAATTATCTTCTGAACCGTAATAAGTCCATGAAAAGGATGCAGTTCCTAATCTCCCTCGCTTCGTCTTCATCGCACACACGACATTATCACATACTTCAATGGGGGTGCCACTTTCATCTACTTTATCTAACGCGCCCGTAAAACTATGCACAATATCAATTTCGTCATCTAATAAGTAATGAATTAAATCTATTTTATGAATCCCTAAGTCTCCCGCTACACCAGAATGAGATCGTTCTTTCTTAAAAAACCAAGTAGCATTCGTACCATCAACACTCCATTTTTCTGGACCTTGGTGCCCAAAAGTCGTTTTGAATGTTAATGCTTTTCCTAACTCCTTATTTTCAATGATACTTTTCGCTCTCTGATGCACTTTCGTTAACCGTTGATTATGATCAATCATTAACTTTTTCCCTGACTTTTTCTGGGCTTCTAGTATAACCCTTGCTTTCTCAACACTTGTTGCCATTGGTTTTTCACAAAGTACATGCTTTCCATGTAATAATGCTTTTGTAGAATTAATATGATGCGATTCATTTGATGAACAATCACTGATAGCTACTATATTCGGATTATTAAACAACTCTTCCACTTTGTCTACAACTCTACCGTTAAACTGTTGTGCTAGTGCAGTCGCTCGTGAAGTATTATTATCATAAAAAAAGATGTCATTTACGTAAGGATTTGCTCTGTATTCTGGTGCATGGCGAAATCTAGTAATTGATCCACAACCAATAATGCCAACATTTATTTGTTTCACGTCACGCCCTCCTTATACCCTTCTTTGAAAAATGACAGCTACAATGATAATCAATCCTTTGACAAGCCCTTGTAAATGTGGAGATATATTCATTAAATTCATCATATTGTTTAAAACACCTAGTAATAAAACGCCAAATAATGTACCAATTACCTTTCCTTTCCCACCTGTCATTCTCGTACCCCCGATGATTACGGCTGCAATGGCATCAAGTTCATATAAATTACCTGAGCTTGATGAAGAGATTGAATTAAGACGGGATGTTTCTATCAATGCAGCTACACTAACTAACAATCCGCAAAGCGTATACACCAAAATCTTTATTCTATCAACGCGAATACCTGATAATAGCGCCGCCTTTTCATTACTACCTAAAGCATAAACGTAGCGGCCAAATCTTGTTTTCTGCATGATCATATACACTACGAGAGTAATGAAAAGAAAAAAGATAATGGGTAAAGAAATCATGCCAATCTTTGTATTAGCTATTTTTGTAAAGCCATCTACTTGACTCGCTATACTTCCACCGTTAGCACTATACAAAGCAATTGACCTAGCTCCTGCCATCATACCAAGGGTGGCAATAAATGCAGCTATTCTAGCCTTCGAGACTAATAGTCCATTTAAAAAGCCTGCTAATGAGCCTACAGCTAAAGCAACCAAAATAGCAATTAAAATACTTTCAGATGCATTTAAAGTTATCACTGTAAATACACCAACCATTGCAAGTACCGATCCTACAGAAAGGTCGATACCACCTGATAGCATAACAAGAGTCATTCCTAAAGCGATAATACCAATAACGGACACTTGCATTAAAATATTCAGTTGATTTTGTATGAGTAAAAATCTGTCGTTCATAATCGCTGCCAAAATATAGATGACAACAAAGGCAATGACAACACTATAATCATTCCATATCCAATTCAATCTAGAAAATCGTTCATTATTGTTTATTTGGATGTTAGCCATTTATTCCGCCTCCCTTTTTGCCCCTGTTGCAAATTCCATCACAATTTCCTCTGTCAATTCATCACGAAGAAACCTCCCTGTGATTTCTCCTTGGAACATCACGTTAACCCTGTCACAGATTCTTAGTATTTCCGGCGCCTCAGAAGACAAAATAATGATTGCTTTTCCTTGTTCTGCCAAGCCTATAATATGTTCATAGATTTCGTTTTTAGCTCCAACGTCTATTCCTTGTGTTGGATTATCAAAAATGATAATTTCTCCTCCAACCTCAAGCCACTTTGCAATGACTACTTTTTGTTGGTTCCCTCCGCTCAAGGAATCTATCGTTACGTTTGGATTATGAACTTTAATATTTAACTTTTCTTTGTAATATTGGAACTTCTCTTTTTCTCTACTGAATTGTATAAATCCAGCCTTCTCAAAGTTTCCTATAGAAGATAAACTCATATTTTCTATGACACTTAAATCCTTAACAATTGCATTTTCCTTTCTATTTTTTGGCACAAGTCCAATCCCTACTTGTAGTGCCTTTTTAGGGTGTTTAATTGTTACCTGTTTACCATGTACTTTGATTACTCCTGTATATTTTTTTCTAAAGCCGAATATACTTTCAAATAATTCCGTTCTTCCGTCTCCTGCTAACCCTGTAAATCCTACTATCTCCCCTTTTTTTACTGAGAAACTAATGTTTTCAAATTGGCCCTTACTTGATAAATTATTGACAGTTAATACTTCCTCTGCGCTATTTACATCATGGTAATAAGCATCTGTTGATACTGCTTTTCCAACCATTAGCTTTGTGATAGCTTCCAGTGTCGTATCCTTTATCTCCCCACTGCCCACAAGGTGCCCGTCACGCAATACTGTGTATCTATCACATATCGCCTGAATTTCCTTTAATTTGTGAGAAATATATATGATCGCTACTCCCGATTTTTTTAATTGCTTCATCATCTCAAAAAGCTTATTAACCTCATTATCTGTTAGAGAAGTTGTTGGCTCATCCATAATTATAATTTTTGCATCACTAAGTAATGCTTTCGCTATTTCAATTAACTGTTTATAGGAGGTTTCTAAATCTCTAACATAAGATTTAGGATTAATGCTTACCCCTAGTTTACTTAATACAGCTGTCGTTTCCTCACACATTCTCTTTATATCTAGTAATCCCCAATTATTTTTTATTTCTTTTCCAAGAAACATGTTTTCATAAACAGTTAAATCTGAAACGACATTTAATTCTTGGTGGATAAAGCTAACTCCAAGTTCTTGTGATTTTCGCGGATTATCCATTGTTACACTGCGATTATTTACCTTAATTTCGCCTTCATCTAACTGGTGTACTCCGCCAAGAATATTCATCAGTGTTGACTTTCCAGCTCCATTCTCTCCTAATAATGCATGAATTTCACCTTTATGAAGCATAAAATCAACGTCATGCAACACTTTATTTTGATTAAACGACTTTGAAATACCAGTCATTTCTAATACAGAGCTCTCTTCTACCATTACGAAAGAATCCTCCTTTAGGATTATAAGCGCATAAGATAAATGGGAAATACGATAAATGCGTAGCACCTATCGTATTTCTTATTTTTATCGGCTAAAGCTTTTAGAATGCAGCTTCTGGATCATAGTGATCATCTACGTTATCCTTTGTAACTGGTGTAGCTGGCACGACTACTTCCGCGCTATCTGGATCTTCTCCGTTTGCTAAATCAGCACCAATAATGACACCTTCCTTCACCATTAAAGGAGAGTATAAGAATGTAGCTGTAATTAATCCATCATCCATAATTATTTCATATACATCTTTACTTCCAGCTACCCCTGTAATAAATTGAATATCGGTACGATTAGCTTCGTTAATTGCTTGAAGAACACCTAATGCCATACCGTCATCTTGTGTGTAAACTGCATCTATTTCAGGTTGTGACGTTAATATGTTTTCCATTACTTGTAAGGACGTTTCTGTTGAAAACTCTCCTGATTGAGAAGCAACAATTTCAATGTCTGATCCTTCTATAGCTTCGCGAAAACCATCACTTCGTTGCTGTGTTACAGAGTTAGATGGTCCGGCAATTTCAACAACCTTTCCATTGCCCCCAAGCTGTTCCATAAAGTACTCTCCAGCGTTGACACCTGCACCGTAATTATCGCCTTTAACGACTACAGTTGCTGCATCATTTGTTAATTCGCGGTCAACAATAACAAGTGGTATGCCGGCCTCTTCTACTTGTAATGCAATTGGAGACAATGCATCTGATTCGATTGGTAGCATGACGATTGCATCTACTCCTTGGGCTATTAAGTCCTCAACGTTGTTCACTTGTGCAGAAGGGTTATCAGCAGTAGTAAAAATATAATCGTCAATAGTTCCATCTTCCACAAGAGCTTTTGCCTGATCCTCTGCATTTTGAATAAGTGCTCCCATCCAACCATGTGTAGCTGAAGGCATTGCTAAACCTAAGACTGTTTCTCCATCACCTGAAGTATCCTCCGAACAACCAACAATCAACAGTATTGATGCGACTAACAAAAATAACACTTTCTTCATACTAAAAATCCCCCTTATAGTATTATAATTCACCAAAAGTAAACGCTTTCAAAATAAACGGAACTTTGGTGATATTACCCCATTGTCGACTCTCGGATGATTAATTCATGATCTAAAATAATACTTTCAACATCTTCCCCTTTAATTTTGTTGATGAGCATCTGTACTGCTACACAGCCCATTTGATACATCGGCTGCGATACCGTTGTTAAAGTGGGGTTAGTCATATTAGAGAAACTTATCTTGTCAAAGCCTACAACCGCTATGTGTTCTGGTACTTTTAACCCATTTTCGTTTATTTCCTTTAATGCTCCGATAGCTAACGTATCAGACACTGCAAATACAGCAGTGGGAGTTGTTTCTAATTGGAGTAATTTTCTCATCGCTCTAATTCCATTTTCGAACAATAACTCATCTGTATTGTAAATCCATTCTTTTCTTACTGGAATGTCAAACTCATTTAACGCCCTTTCATACCCTTGACGGCGCTGTCTTGCATACAGAAACTTTTCATCACAATTAATCAACGCGATACTCTTGTGCCCAAGCATTATTAAATGCTTCACGGCTCTATATGCAGCAAGTTCATTATTTATCGTGACATGCGGAATATGGCCTGCATCGTCATATTCACTACATTGAATAATCGGGTATTTTTTTGCTAAATCATTCAGTCTTTTCTTATTTACGGCTGGATCCATTGAAATAACACCATCCGCTAGTTTGTTTTTAATCATGTTCAAATAGATGTTTTCTCGGAGAGGGTTAGAATCAGTATCGCATAGGAGAATATGGTAGTTACTATTAAGAGCAGTATCTTCAATTCCGTTAATGATTTCCGTATAAAATGGGTTCGATATACTAGGTATTAATACGAGTAGGATTCTACTTTCAGAGTTTCGCAAGTTTCGCCCTAGCATACTAGGCTCATAATTAAGTTCTTTAATCGCCGCTTCCACCTTTACCCTTGTTTTAGGAGAGACAGAAGATTTTTTATTTAATACACGTGAAACAGTTGCAACAGATACACCTGCTTTATCAGCAACTTCTTGTATATTTGCCAAGATACATCCTTCTTTCAATGCAAGATTTAATATCGTAACGTATTATGTAATCGATTACAAAAATAAGTATAGAAAATTTTAAAAATTCTGTCAACTATAAATTTTAAATAAGTTATACCTCCTTTTTCCATCGATTTTAATTAAATATATATTTCAAACATATGTAACGGATTACATAGTATGTTATTTTTTATCACATTTTTTTATTATTTATGATACTTTCAGGGGTGGTTCGTGAAAACCTATTATGTAAAACTTTCTGATTTTATCACTCGAAGCGGTTGAGTTAAAACGTTGATATTTACCTTTTAAGTCAATCTGTAAGGAATGGAATTAAGGCATAGCCAATTAAAAGCCCACTTTAAGTCGACCTTAAAAGTGGGCTTTCGGTAATTGGAGCCATTGTAACAACTATATATAGCTTGTGATACAACCTCGAGGCAGTACCAATAATTATTGATTAGATTTTATGGATAACGTAATACTCCTTCATCCGATTTCTGCTCTTTCTTCATATAGTTTGCCATTTCCTCTTTATTTAGCTTAAGCGCACGATCAAAATTTTCACTTTTTATTTTTTTTGCTTCTTCCTCCATTAATTCATTTTTTTTCATTAGTTCAATATAAAAGACTTGTTGCTCCCTTTTTAATTGAGTCCAAATACCAGCACTATCCATTGCTTTCTTCCAGTTCTTTAAAACATCCATGTTACGAACCAATTCGTGGACTACGTGTAGCTGTACTGTTGCAAGAGTTGCTGCAGTATTTATTGCTAATTCGAGATCGTCTTCTTTTAGGGAAGAACTCTCATCCTTTATTTTTCTCATATTAGCCCAGAAATCTTCATAGGCCTTTTTATATGTTAACTGGTAACCTAATAGTTTCTTAATAAATGAGTACCCTTCTCCCCATTTTTTGTTCTGATGTTCATCCATTTTAGCAATTGGTACTCTAAAGAAATCTAAGTTCACCTGTGCTCTCATTTTTCCTTCATCTCTTATTTTTTCATATAGTCGATAAAACAAAAATAATTGACGATGCGCTTTTTTAGCATCCGAGACAACTTCCTCTTCATCAGAAAATACAGCTGTCCCTACTGGTCGATGCATTTTAATATAGTCAACTAAATAGTAATTACGGCCAGACACCTCAAAGGGATAAGGATATACAGATACTTTTTCTAACCAATACCTATATTTTTTTGCTTTCCTCTTAACACTAAACGAACGATTAAACATATAAAACAGCCTCCTCAGAACGATCTCTCCTCATTTTATCATAGCTAGATGGTTGATCATTATCTTGTACATGAAAACTAGTTTTTTTATTTTATTCTAGCAAGTAAATAACTACCTTGAACATAAAAAACTTCAGGCTTGAAGAGGGAGTCTTCTGTCGGATATGATAAAAAACGCAAACCATGATCATCATGATTTACGTTTCTTTATTTTTTTGGCTCTGTTAAAGGCTAATGTTGATTATCACGAAAAAGTCGTTTATGGTAAACTTCTTGTTTATTTTATAGAAGTTACTGATTTTCTTACGAGCAATTTTTCTTCTGCTATTTCCTTTTTTTCGCGTACTGGACTTATAATCCAGTACAAGCCCCCGACAAACAGTGTTCCGCCTACTATATTTCCTAACGTAACTGGAATCAAATTTGCAAAATAGCCAGTTAAAGTAATGGTATCAGGACTAGGATGAATGAGGGCTAATCCTAAAATCGCCATATTGGCTATACTATGCTCATATCCTGATATAATAAAAGTAAGTAAAATCCATGTAATCATTAATATCTTTGCTGCATCATTTTTTGTCCTTAGTGTACACCAAATCGCGAGACATACTAACCAGTTACATAATATTCCTCTAAAAAAAAGCTCCGATGTACTCAATCCCATCTTATTTGCTGCCACTTGCATCAAAAAGTGATCCCCAGAAATGTTTGAAAATATTCCTGAAAATAAAATTAGGACACAGAAAAGTGATGCTCCTATGAAGTTTCCGATATAGCACCAAAACCAATTTTTAGCAGCATCTCCCCAACTTGTAGCACCTGATAAACTACTCATCGTAAAAAATAGATTGTTCCCAGTAAACAATTCAGCACCTGCAAAAATGATGAGTACTAAAGCAATCCCAAAGGAGAGTCCAACTAATAGTGAAGCTAATGGAGAAGAAACATCGGCAAAGGATGCTCCTAATGAAAAGCTTAGTACAACAGCTAACCCTATATATGCCCCCGCTAAACTAGCTGAAACTAAATATTTTCCAAGACTGTTGTTCAAAAATTCAACTTTCGATTTGGCTGCATCACTTAATGTGTCAATTGTGTCTTTATACATTATGCTACCCCTTTCCTAACCAAATGCCTTGTACTATCTTTCATACTGTAGAAACGCAGTAAATCCCCCATAGTTACTACAATTAATACAAGACAATATCCATCATATATCAAACATTCATTCAGTTGTCTTTTTATGTTAGCTTTCCTCACAACATTTTAAATTTTCTAAATATTAAAACCCTAAATGTAGACGTTGACTTCCGTAATAGATTTTCTTTAATTCTATAGGGCCACTTCTTAGATTCGTTTACAAAAAAGTAATGCCATCAGTAAACTGTTATCTTGGAGCTCTTTATGTAGGAAAACTTTTAACTCTAACTGAAAAAATGCAGATGACATATGTCACCTGCATTTAATAATATAAATAATATACATAATGGAAAAAGAGAGGAGCTGTATACGTTAAACTGTCTATTTTATTAATATATCTATCTTGTTTAATCTCCGATAGCACTTCTTGGCTCATCACTAAGTTTCTCTTTACCACAGATACAACAGCTGTTCCAAAAAATCCACCTACACTAATTATAATACCAGCAAATATAGAATGAATGAAATCCATTGGTGTT is a window from the Evansella cellulosilytica DSM 2522 genome containing:
- a CDS encoding YheC/YheD family protein, yielding MRTKHSKIAIGVLVSNRNIQRLYNQQPNEKLASLTEASQDKQIELYFFSTEEIDLKKKVITALHFDKTIKKYKEKIISYPTIIYNRGGGTTKETNKHFFEQLKQKKCLYLNYPNGFDKWENHKHLQKCEKVKKHLPATRLLRSEKTLKRMFKKTKTVYVKATRSGQGKHVIRVTKLRNGLFEYSYFYRQMYTNKVRGLTHLYKVLKEFFAKKIVIVQEAIPLYKIGQSIIDLRVEVQRSYTGKIELIAIPVRKSLIHSPITTHAESYPFEQFMTDFLHYSDKQIVQLKYRIEQLVKNIYVCLEDKYGPIGELGIDLALDKTGKLWYIESNSQSAKVSFMNAYDKHTIDQSYSNLLGYAKYLYHHQNVAHK
- a CDS encoding DUF2243 domain-containing protein, which produces MAMTKNYTTRNIWSGVLFGLGLIAFFDEVVFHQLLRWHHFYDQSTTDLGLISDGLFHAFSWFATIGGLFLFADLRRRNAFQMLKWWSGVFIGAGFFQLYDGIIQHKLMRIHQIRYVENVIVYDLTWNIVAVAMIIIGLILYTKSRRKDNLSKGATSGH
- a CDS encoding cytochrome c oxidase assembly protein — encoded protein: MDISQHTIHHHHIVGVMSQFLLASPFIVSLVIYVMCVLSSNRHYSKWPIKRTLFFFLGVTFAVISLWGPLAEKAHHDFKYHMIGHLFLGMLSPLLIVLSSPMVLFLRSINRSISLSLIKVIHGNVVRVYFDPTVATILNLGGLWILYKTNLYVAMHQNTLIYMLVHLHVFIAGYLFTAAMIDKSVMISKVSFLYRSVVLVIALAAHGILSKVIYSSPPHGVLQAQAEAGAQIMYYGGDIIDATIIFILFLQWFKWSKPRIKHI
- a CDS encoding DUF421 domain-containing protein, translated to MMDFVGVEWIWKSALIVIGGIILLRLAGRKSISQMTLAQTVIMIGIGSLLIQPLAGENIWSTLYVGFLLVLTLIIVEYGQLKFDFIEQLVTGNSKVLIKDGHLKLHNLRSVRLTVDQLETQLRLNNIMKIKDVKWATIEPNGQIAYVLKDDISPATKQDVNKIAKELTQLKELLKQPSPSDAEQLKGYNESQENLTLEKLSKEITDLKAQLGKSANVEDQNIFEEVDSESHNVTPPKHLQ
- a CDS encoding Gfo/Idh/MocA family protein; the encoded protein is MKQINVGIIGCGSITRFRHAPEYRANPYVNDIFFYDNNTSRATALAQQFNGRVVDKVEELFNNPNIVAISDCSSNESHHINSTKALLHGKHVLCEKPMATSVEKARVILEAQKKSGKKLMIDHNQRLTKVHQRAKSIIENKELGKALTFKTTFGHQGPEKWSVDGTNATWFFKKERSHSGVAGDLGIHKIDLIHYLLDDEIDIVHSFTGALDKVDESGTPIEVCDNVVCAMKTKRGRLGTASFSWTYYGSEDNSTTIYFEKGMMKIYHHDQYPLIIEMKDGSVVKHELEPMQTNDNQTNSGVIDAFVDCIINDKVPLITGEDALASLIVIEKILNDK
- a CDS encoding ABC transporter permease — encoded protein: MANIQINNNERFSRLNWIWNDYSVVIAFVVIYILAAIMNDRFLLIQNQLNILMQVSVIGIIALGMTLVMLSGGIDLSVGSVLAMVGVFTVITLNASESILIAILVALAVGSLAGFLNGLLVSKARIAAFIATLGMMAGARSIALYSANGGSIASQVDGFTKIANTKIGMISLPIIFFLFITLVVYMIMQKTRFGRYVYALGSNEKAALLSGIRVDRIKILVYTLCGLLVSVAALIETSRLNSISSSSSGNLYELDAIAAVIIGGTRMTGGKGKVIGTLFGVLLLGVLNNMMNLMNISPHLQGLVKGLIIIVAVIFQRRV
- a CDS encoding sugar ABC transporter ATP-binding protein, encoding MVEESSVLEMTGISKSFNQNKVLHDVDFMLHKGEIHALLGENGAGKSTLMNILGGVHQLDEGEIKVNNRSVTMDNPRKSQELGVSFIHQELNVVSDLTVYENMFLGKEIKNNWGLLDIKRMCEETTAVLSKLGVSINPKSYVRDLETSYKQLIEIAKALLSDAKIIIMDEPTTSLTDNEVNKLFEMMKQLKKSGVAIIYISHKLKEIQAICDRYTVLRDGHLVGSGEIKDTTLEAITKLMVGKAVSTDAYYHDVNSAEEVLTVNNLSSKGQFENISFSVKKGEIVGFTGLAGDGRTELFESIFGFRKKYTGVIKVHGKQVTIKHPKKALQVGIGLVPKNRKENAIVKDLSVIENMSLSSIGNFEKAGFIQFSREKEKFQYYKEKLNIKVHNPNVTIDSLSGGNQQKVVIAKWLEVGGEIIIFDNPTQGIDVGAKNEIYEHIIGLAEQGKAIIILSSEAPEILRICDRVNVMFQGEITGRFLRDELTEEIVMEFATGAKREAE
- a CDS encoding substrate-binding domain-containing protein, whose amino-acid sequence is MKKVLFLLVASILLIVGCSEDTSGDGETVLGLAMPSATHGWMGALIQNAEDQAKALVEDGTIDDYIFTTADNPSAQVNNVEDLIAQGVDAIVMLPIESDALSPIALQVEEAGIPLVIVDRELTNDAATVVVKGDNYGAGVNAGEYFMEQLGGNGKVVEIAGPSNSVTQQRSDGFREAIEGSDIEIVASQSGEFSTETSLQVMENILTSQPEIDAVYTQDDGMALGVLQAINEANRTDIQFITGVAGSKDVYEIIMDDGLITATFLYSPLMVKEGVIIGADLANGEDPDSAEVVVPATPVTKDNVDDHYDPEAAF
- a CDS encoding LacI family DNA-binding transcriptional regulator → MANIQEVADKAGVSVATVSRVLNKKSSVSPKTRVKVEAAIKELNYEPSMLGRNLRNSESRILLVLIPSISNPFYTEIINGIEDTALNSNYHILLCDTDSNPLRENIYLNMIKNKLADGVISMDPAVNKKRLNDLAKKYPIIQCSEYDDAGHIPHVTINNELAAYRAVKHLIMLGHKSIALINCDEKFLYARQRRQGYERALNEFDIPVRKEWIYNTDELLFENGIRAMRKLLQLETTPTAVFAVSDTLAIGALKEINENGLKVPEHIAVVGFDKISFSNMTNPTLTTVSQPMYQMGCVAVQMLINKIKGEDVESIILDHELIIRESTMG
- a CDS encoding formate/nitrite transporter family protein; amino-acid sequence: MYKDTIDTLSDAAKSKVEFLNNSLGKYLVSASLAGAYIGLAVVLSFSLGASFADVSSPLASLLVGLSFGIALVLIIFAGAELFTGNNLFFTMSSLSGATSWGDAAKNWFWCYIGNFIGASLFCVLILFSGIFSNISGDHFLMQVAANKMGLSTSELFFRGILCNWLVCLAIWCTLRTKNDAAKILMITWILLTFIISGYEHSIANMAILGLALIHPSPDTITLTGYFANLIPVTLGNIVGGTLFVGGLYWIISPVREKKEIAEEKLLVRKSVTSIK